The Vigna unguiculata cultivar IT97K-499-35 chromosome 6, ASM411807v1, whole genome shotgun sequence genome contains a region encoding:
- the LOC114186727 gene encoding flowering time control protein FPA, whose amino-acid sequence MSKKLDRGGGRDRFRRDYPSRYEDNKGNGVSGRDNRSNNPPSRHLWVGNLSHSIVEEELAHPFLRFGPLENVAFQSGRSYAFVNFRRDEDAIDAMRALQGFTLAGNPLRIEFAKADKPSAVPRDEDYSWDERNSTLRGSPFSQREFRGYRGSPELQYSDKSKLSDKNPEPSEVLWIGFPAQLKVDESILRKAFSPFGEIMKITTFPGRSYAFVRFRSLTAACRAKDNLKGKLFGNPRVHICFAKSETGSSNSERRSLNGPRSPIYKSSGRDGSSDNLRQDRSFNGDRSIGSPNQFRNWDSDPYDHKRGSSWMGGTNTYEQRKVGEKGRTLGVSQEMYELMNSPSRERDDRFPQKGAFYEDLRAFTDVPYLREAKRPKTGSPPLERELPEYPFSELEKQKHVLPRLLSDLPPREHFDKGFDAANFTYGQTLERPPNSPLPRLDRQEGWKSYDNFQMGSSAQQLGYVEKKRFTPEPDSSSLAEWKWEGTIAKGGTPVCRARCFPVGKVLDMMLPEFLDCTARTGLDMLSKHYYQAVGVWVVFFVPGSDADMEFYNEFMHYLEEKQRAAVAKLDDKTTLFLVPPSEFSEKVLKVPGKLSISGVILRLENPVINHGPGHMQREMTNENLLSYNENILHPKSSFPLERLPTSPSISELGNSGISNLSFLGNKFAAAPSVSDSVHAMATMSESHDERNRNYTVQQRTSGPNWSSQNLQNFSGRTLSLQPSGGTVEPVADERQLTIPRAVTDANSIQHPNGPSVIPFYGDNKLSYPDIRHLDPLSVPVGALPPEQLAQLAASLLEQQRQSGSSSSTSALGDRDPRQINRFNTSDISSRFSTSDTSSRPSQKYATENNLVSSDLSTSQLGQILQMQKQQPQVSQIVQRDPQREGNGNQLVTDGTLQEDSDSDPQKRLQATLQLAAVLLQQIQQGKGS is encoded by the exons TTGGATCGTGGAGGAGGAAGGGACCGGTTTAGGAGGGATTACCCTTCAAGGTATGAAGATAACAAGGGGAATGGGGTTAGTGGACGTGACAACCGCAGCAACAACCCTCCTTCCAGGCATCTCTGGGTTGGGAATCTATCCCACAGTATTGTAGAGGAAGAACTTGCTCACCCTTTCTTGCGATTTGGACCACTGGAGAATGTTGCATTCCAGTCTGGCCGCAGCTATGCTTTTGTTAATTTTAGAAGGGATGAAGATGCTATTGATGCCATGAGGGCACTGCAAGGTTTTACTCTTGCTGGCAACCCACTTAGAATCGAGTTTGCAAAGGCG GATAAGCCATCAGCAGTACCACGCGATGAAGATTACTCTTGGGATGAACGGAACTCAACATTAAGGGGTTCTCCTTTCTCACAAAGAGAGTTTAGGGGATACCGTGGTAGTCCTGAGCTGCAGTATTCTGACAAATCTAAGCTGAGTGACAAAAATCCAGAACCCAGTGAGGTCCTGTGGATTGGGTTCCCGGCTCAGTTGAAGGTGGACGAATCAATTTTAAGAAAGGCATTTTCCCCCTTTGGTGAAATAATGAAGATTACAACGTTTCCAGGTCGTAGTTATGCCTTTGTTCGCTTTAGGAGCCTTACAGCTGCATGCAGAGCAAAAGACAATCTGAAAGGGAAGTTATTTGGAAATCCCCGTGTTCATATTTGTTTTGCCAAAAGTGAAACAGGTTCATCAAACAGTGAGAGGAGATCACTTAATGGCCCTCGCTCTCCAATTTACAAGTCAAGTGGTCGTGATGGATCTTCTGACAACCTCAGACAGGATCGAAGCTTCAACGGTGATCGCAGCATTGGTTCCCCAAATCAGTTCCGGAATTGGGATTCTGATCCTTACGATCACAAAAGGGGTTCTTCATGGATGGGTGGAACTAACACATATGAACAAAGAAAAGTTGGAGAGAAGGGGAGAACACTAGGAGTATCACAAGAAATGTATGAACTTATGAATAGTCCATCAAGAGAAAGAGATGATCGATTTCCTCAAAAAGGTGCATTCTACGAAGATCTGCGGGCCTTTACAGATGTTCCCTATCTACGTGAGGCTAAAAGGCCGAAGACTGGTTCTCCTCCTCTTGAAAGAGAGCTTCCAGAGTATCCCTTCTCTGAATTAGAAAAACAGAAACACGTTCTCCCAAGACTTTTATCTGATTTACCACCACGTGAGCATTTTGATAAAGGATTTGATGCTGCAAATTTTACTTACGGCCAGACTCTTGAACGCCCCCCAAATTCACCTCTGCCTCGTTTAGATAGACAAGAAGGCTGGAAATCTTATGATAATTTCCAAATGGGTTCCAGTGCTCAGCAGTTAGGTTATGTTGAAAAGAAAAGATTCACGCCTGAACCCGATAGTTCATCTTTAGCGGAGTGGAAATGGGAAGGAACTATTGCTAAAGGTGGAACCCCTGTCTGTCGAGCACGCTGCTTTCCGGTGGGGAAAGTCCTAGATATGATGTT ACCCGAATTCTTGGATTGCACAGCAAGAACTGGTCTAGATATGCTTTCAAAGCATTACTACCAAGCAGTTGGTGTTTGGGTTGTTTTCTTTGTGCCTGGAAGTGATGCTGACATGGAATTCTACAATGAATTTATGCATTATCTGGAGGAAAAGCAGCGCGCTGCTGTTGCCAAACTGGATGACAAGACCACCTTATTTCTAGTTCCACCATCCGAGTTCTCAGAGAAAGTACTGAAGGTACCTGGTAAATTGAGCATATCTGGTGTTATTCTGAGGTTGGAGAATCCTGTTATAAATCATGGCCCAGGACACATGCAACGAGAAATGACAAACGAAAACCTGTTGTCCTATAATGAGAATATACTGCATCCGAAGTCATCATTTCCTTTGGAACGCCTACCTACATCACCATCTATTTCAGAATTGGGTAATTCTGGAATCAGCAATCTTTCATTTCTGGGAAATAAATTTGCAGCAGCTCCATCAGTTTCTGATTCAGTTCATGCCATGGCTACCATGTCTGAGTCTCATGACGAAAGAAATCGCAACTACACTGTCCAGCAGCGGACTTCTGGACCAAACTGGTCTTCTCAAAATCTGCAGAACTTCTCCGGTAGAACTCTATCATTGCAACCATCAGGTGGTACTGTAGAACCTGTTGCCGATGAACGCCAACTCACCATTCCAAGGGCAGTGACAGATGCAAACTCAATTCAACATCCCAATGGACCTTCTGTTATTCCATTTTATGGTGATAACAAGTTGTCTTACCCAGACATAAGACATTTAGATCCTTTATCAGTGCCTGTGGGAGCACTTCCACCAGAACAGCTTGCACAACTAGCTGCATCTCTTCTTGAGCAGCAGAGGCAGTCAGGAAGCTCTTCAAGTACATCTGCATTGGGAGATCGTGATCCGCGCCAGATTAACAGATTTAACACGTCTGACATCTCATCCAGATTTAGCACGTCCGACACCTCATCCCGACCATCCCAAAAATATGCTACAGAAAACAATCTGGTGAGTTCTGATCTCTCGACATCTCAACTGGGTCAAATTTTACAGATGCAGAAACAGCAACCCCAGGTGTCACAGATTGTTCAAAGGGATCCACAAAGAGAGGGTAATGGAAATCAGCTGGTGACTGATGGCACCTTGCAGGAAGATTCTGATTCAGATCCTCAGAAACGTCTACAAGCAACACTTCAGCTAGCTGCTGTTCTTCTTCAGCAAATCCAGCAAGGAAAAGGAAGTTGA